Proteins encoded within one genomic window of Flavobacterium oreochromis:
- a CDS encoding NAD(P)/FAD-dependent oxidoreductase has protein sequence MKQEFVDVLVIGAGPSGCVSASYLHNNGTSVKVVEKTKFPRLVVGESLIPRVMDHFYESGLFPALDSMNFEKKLGARFIRGEEICVFDFSIKHGKGWDWTWQVPRADFDNTLAEEVIRKGIDLEFETEVLDVKFDGSNSITTVKDKNGETKEIHAKFIIDSSGYGRVLPRLLDLDTPSKLDPHSSIFTHVKDINRPEGEEGTLISFDILETEVWLWVIPFSNGNTSVGIVGPTSFINSLSKNNDTAEALKNAIQKSDYYIQRFGGVDFLFEPVKLENYSRSVKKMYGDGFALTGNSSEFLDPVFSSGVAFATESGMLSAKLVHRQLKGEKIDWEIEFTQYMRSGIDVFTTYVKEWYTGNLQTLFFHQPENPDVKKKICAVLAGYVWDETNSFVKKHDSVIKNMAHLLKMEEEAKGKS, from the coding sequence ATGAAACAAGAATTTGTAGACGTTTTAGTAATCGGCGCTGGACCTTCTGGCTGTGTATCAGCATCTTATTTACACAATAACGGAACAAGTGTAAAAGTGGTCGAAAAAACCAAATTTCCAAGATTAGTAGTAGGTGAAAGTTTAATCCCTAGAGTAATGGATCATTTTTATGAGAGTGGACTTTTTCCGGCATTAGATTCCATGAATTTTGAAAAAAAATTAGGTGCTCGATTCATAAGAGGGGAAGAAATATGTGTTTTTGACTTTAGTATCAAACATGGTAAGGGATGGGATTGGACTTGGCAAGTACCTCGTGCTGATTTTGACAATACTTTAGCAGAAGAAGTTATCCGAAAGGGAATTGATTTAGAGTTCGAAACGGAGGTATTAGATGTAAAATTTGATGGTTCTAATTCTATAACAACAGTAAAAGATAAAAATGGAGAAACGAAAGAAATTCATGCTAAATTTATAATTGATTCTAGTGGATATGGCAGAGTATTACCTCGTTTATTAGACTTGGATACGCCTTCTAAGCTAGATCCTCATTCATCTATATTCACACATGTTAAGGATATTAATAGACCTGAAGGAGAAGAAGGCACGCTTATTTCGTTTGATATTTTAGAAACAGAGGTATGGCTTTGGGTTATTCCTTTTTCTAATGGGAACACAAGTGTAGGTATAGTGGGTCCTACTTCATTTATCAATTCATTATCTAAAAATAATGATACTGCGGAAGCTTTAAAAAACGCAATTCAGAAATCAGATTATTATATTCAACGTTTTGGAGGTGTCGATTTCTTATTTGAACCTGTAAAACTAGAAAATTATTCAAGATCTGTAAAAAAGATGTACGGTGATGGTTTTGCTTTAACAGGTAATAGTTCAGAATTCTTAGATCCTGTATTTTCATCTGGTGTGGCATTTGCTACTGAATCTGGTATGCTATCTGCTAAATTAGTTCACCGACAGTTAAAAGGGGAAAAGATTGACTGGGAAATTGAATTTACCCAATATATGCGATCAGGAATTGATGTCTTTACAACGTATGTAAAGGAGTGGTATACAGGAAATCTTCAAACTTTATTCTTCCATCAACCTGAAAACCCTGATGTTAAAAAGAAAATATGTGCTGTTTTAGCAGGCTATGTTTGGGATGAAACGAATTCTTTCGTAAAAAAACATGATAGCGTTATAAAAAACATGGCGCACCTACTAAAAATGGAGGAAGAAGCTAAAGGAAAATCCTAA
- a CDS encoding efflux RND transporter periplasmic adaptor subunit — protein MKNEIQFFGKITADNNKFIEVYPVVGGNVTKVYVQLGDYVQKGQLLATIKSTSVAGFQKDYDDAKNEVVVAKSNLKAAQEMYEGKLNTERDVLEAKSAYNKALAQLKRSQETNTIYQVHAGSIFEVRAPIAGFITQKSINENTLLRDDKTDNIFDIAQINKVWAIANINESDIELVKVGENAEVTTLSYPDKKFYGKVDKIFNIINPETKAMSAQIVLDNPKFLLKPEMRANIVLSYKENDYMLAVPSNAVIFDKSKNFVMIFKSRSNIETRQVEVFRQVGNVTFISAGLNEGEKVITNNQLLIYDALND, from the coding sequence TTGAAAAATGAAATTCAATTTTTTGGAAAAATTACAGCGGATAATAACAAATTTATAGAAGTATATCCAGTAGTAGGAGGAAATGTGACAAAAGTATATGTTCAATTAGGAGATTATGTTCAAAAAGGACAATTATTAGCAACAATTAAGAGTACCTCAGTTGCAGGATTTCAAAAAGATTATGATGATGCAAAAAATGAAGTAGTTGTAGCAAAAAGTAATTTAAAAGCGGCTCAAGAAATGTACGAAGGTAAATTAAATACTGAGCGTGATGTTTTAGAAGCTAAGAGTGCTTACAATAAAGCCTTAGCTCAATTAAAAAGAAGTCAAGAAACGAATACAATTTATCAAGTGCATGCGGGATCAATTTTTGAAGTTCGCGCTCCTATTGCAGGATTTATTACTCAAAAATCTATTAATGAAAACACGCTTTTACGTGATGATAAAACAGATAATATTTTTGATATAGCTCAAATTAATAAAGTATGGGCAATTGCAAATATTAATGAAAGTGATATTGAATTAGTTAAAGTTGGTGAAAACGCAGAAGTAACAACCTTGAGTTATCCTGATAAAAAATTTTATGGAAAGGTTGATAAAATTTTTAACATAATTAATCCAGAAACAAAAGCGATGAGTGCTCAAATAGTACTAGATAATCCAAAATTTTTATTAAAACCAGAAATGCGCGCTAATATCGTATTGTCTTATAAAGAAAATGATTATATGTTAGCAGTCCCTTCGAATGCCGTTATATTTGATAAAAGTAAAAACTTTGTAATGATCTTTAAATCCCGTTCTAATATTGAAACACGTCAGGTAGAAGTTTTTAGACAAGTAGGGAATGTAACATTTATTTCTGCTGGACTGAATGAAGGAGAAAAGGTTATCACTAATAACCAATTATTAATTTACGACGCTTTAAACGACTAA
- a CDS encoding carbohydrate porin — protein sequence MKKIIYITVILFALQGFAQVNDTINHRKGFTIHAQTTVINQTKAGYKAPYSGDNSLTLENESKTSITGTLYLGAKLWKGASIYLNPEIAGGSGLSEALGLGGATNGETFRIGNPEPKIYVARMFFKQIFDLNRGEHKKDIQNYFHNHSDFNQLDEYVPNNYFAFTIGKVSLADFFDDNRYSHDARTQFMNWGLMANGAWDYAANTRGYTPAVVLEYITPKHELRYGTALLPLAANGNDMNWNYPKSSSHNLEYTYKFNFNKRPGAIRALTFLMQLIWEIIKKVSF from the coding sequence ATGAAAAAAATAATTTATATAACAGTAATCCTATTTGCATTACAAGGTTTTGCACAAGTTAATGATACCATCAATCACCGAAAAGGATTTACTATTCACGCACAAACTACGGTAATAAATCAAACGAAAGCAGGGTATAAAGCACCTTATTCTGGGGATAATAGTTTGACTTTAGAGAATGAAAGTAAAACTTCTATTACAGGAACATTATATTTAGGAGCAAAATTATGGAAAGGAGCAAGTATTTATCTTAATCCTGAAATAGCAGGAGGGTCAGGACTTAGCGAAGCCTTAGGTTTAGGAGGTGCTACAAATGGAGAAACATTTAGGATAGGTAATCCAGAACCCAAAATCTATGTAGCAAGAATGTTTTTTAAACAAATATTCGATCTAAATAGAGGAGAACATAAGAAAGATATTCAAAATTATTTTCATAATCACAGTGATTTTAATCAATTAGATGAATATGTACCCAATAACTATTTTGCATTTACCATTGGAAAAGTCAGTCTTGCTGATTTTTTTGATGATAATCGCTATAGCCATGATGCACGTACCCAGTTTATGAATTGGGGTTTAATGGCCAATGGAGCTTGGGATTATGCAGCTAATACACGTGGGTATACACCGGCAGTTGTTTTAGAATACATAACGCCTAAACATGAGTTGCGTTATGGAACAGCTTTATTACCTCTGGCAGCAAATGGTAATGATATGAATTGGAATTACCCTAAATCTTCTTCTCATAATTTAGAATATACCTATAAATTTAACTTTAATAAAAGGCCAGGAGCCATTAGAGCCCTTACTTTTTTAATGCAACTTATATGGGAGATTATCAAAAAAGTATCCTTTTAA
- a CDS encoding carbohydrate porin has protein sequence MGDYQKSILLNPISPDTKNVRTYGGTKYGFGLNAEQELADDLGVFARFSWNDGKYETWAFTEIDRSFSLGGVLNGNRWNRKSDVLGFAYLVNGLSKPHQNYLKSGGKGFMLGDGYLNYTPEHIVETYYSAELVKNQMYLTGTYQFIVNPGYNADRQGPINVFSVRVHCRI, from the coding sequence ATGGGAGATTATCAAAAAAGTATCCTTTTAAATCCTATCAGTCCAGATACAAAAAATGTAAGAACATATGGAGGAACAAAATATGGATTTGGTTTAAATGCAGAACAAGAACTAGCTGATGATTTAGGTGTTTTTGCTCGTTTTAGTTGGAACGATGGAAAATATGAAACATGGGCATTTACTGAAATAGACAGAAGTTTTAGTTTAGGAGGTGTTTTAAATGGGAACCGTTGGAATAGAAAAAGTGATGTTTTAGGTTTCGCCTATTTAGTTAATGGATTATCAAAACCTCATCAAAATTATCTTAAATCAGGAGGAAAAGGATTTATGTTAGGAGATGGTTATTTAAATTATACTCCAGAGCACATTGTAGAAACTTATTATTCCGCTGAGTTAGTCAAAAATCAGATGTATTTAACAGGTACTTATCAATTTATAGTAAATCCTGGTTATAATGCAGATAGACAAGGACCCATAAATGTCTTTTCCGTTAGAGTACATTGCCGAATTTAA